Part of the Cryptosporangium arvum DSM 44712 genome, GGTGAACGCCTCGATCGGCACGATCAGACCGCCGGTGTCGATGTTCTTCAGGCCCTGGAACGCCTTGAGCACCCCGGCGCGGGTCAGGTCACCGTCCTCGCACGCGGTGTCCAGCACCTGCTTCATGATCTCGGACATGCCGTAGCCGAGGATCACGCCGCCGCTGGGGTTCTTCGCGTCCGGGAACGCCGCGGTGTACTTGTCGTACAGGTCGCGGTGCTTCTCGAACGTCGAGACCGGCGCGGAGACGTACAGGTGCGACTTCAGCCAGGCCGCCGTCGGACCCTGCAGCAGGCCCGGCGCGAACACCGGGTTGCTGCCCAGGATCGGCACGTCGAGACCCTGCGCCTGCGCGGCCGCGGCCACCGAGGTGGTCTGGGCCGGCGCGACCGTCAGCACGATCGCGTCGACGCCACGCGCCTTGAGCTGCGTCACCTGGGCGCTCATGTCCTGGTCGGTGGCTTTGATCTGCGCCTCGACGACCTTCAGCTTCTTCTGCTTCGCGACGTAGGTCGTGCCCTCCAGGCCCGTCTCGCCGTACTCGCCCTCGAAGTAGATGTGCCCGACGGTGTCGCCCTCCTTCAGCAGTCCCTTCTCGAACGCGTAGTCGTAGGCGTTGGACATCTCGACGTCGTAGGTCGGGCCGAGCACCCCGGTGCCGGGGATGTCGGTGAGCTTCTCGCCCCAGGCCGAGGGGAAGTTGACGATCGTGTCGGCCTCGTAGTCCTTGGCTAGCGCCGCGTTGATGGGGGACCCGATCGTCTGCTGCATCGCCAGCACGTCGGACTTGATCGAGCTGTAGAGCTGCACACCCTGCTGCGGGACGTACCCGGTGTCCTGGACGTCGAGTTTGACGGCGTACTTGTCGCAGACCTTCGCGGACTTCCAGTAGAGGGTGTTGCCGTTCGTGATGTCCTTGCCCAGGGCGGCGAACACGCCGGTCAGGTCGGTGAGCACGCCGAGCGTGATCGTGCTGCCCTCCACGCCCACGTCGGTGGTGACGTCGCCGGAGCCGCCGTCGGAACCCGATTCGGCTTTACTGCTGCACCCCGCGGCCAACAGCGCGAGGGCGACGGTGGCGGCGGCCACTCTGGTCAGCATCTTCATCGATGGTTCCCCTTTGCGGCTGGGTTCTCCGGAACAGGCGAGCGAAGCCCGCGAGGCCCGCGGGCTGGAACAGGACGACGAGCACGATCGCGAGGCCGTAGAGGTAGCGGGCCGCCTCACCCGCGGCCAGGCCGTCGCCGCCGGCCCCGCTGACCAGCGGGAGCGCGTCGGAATAGCGTTGCAGGACGAGCGGGAGGGCGGTGACGAACACCGCGCCGGCGACCGCGCCACCGAGCGAGCCGAGGCCCCCGAGCACGACCATCGCCAGGTACTGGATGGAGACGAACAGGCCGAACGACTCCGGGGCGATGCTGCCGATCGACAACGCGTACATCACCCCGGCCAGGCCGCCGTAGGCCGAACTGACCAGGAACGCGCCCGCCTTGTAGCGCTGCACGTTCACGCCCATCACCGACGCGGCGAGTTCGCTGTCGCGCACGGCCTGCAGCGCCAGCCCGGGCCGCGAGCGCACGAGGTTGCGGGCGAACAGGAAAGCGAGGACCGCGAGCAGCAGCCCCAGGTACCAGAGCCGCTCGGACTCCCGGAACGGCACGCCGAGCAGCACCAGCCGCGGGGTGTCGGCGAACGAGAACCCGAACAGCGAGAAGTCCGGCACCGAGCGGCCGTTGAAGCCGCCGGTCACCGACGTCCAGCTGTTGAGGACGTGCTGGCCGACGAAGACCAGCGCCAGCGACGCCACCCCGAGGTAGATCCCGCGCAGGCGGGCCGCGATCGGGCTGAACGCCAGCCCCGCGACCCCGGCCAGGACGACGCCGATCACCGCGGCGACCAGCGGCGGCCAGCCCAGCCCGGAGACCTCGTCACCGCCGGTGCCGGCGAAGAACGTGTAGCTGATCGCCCCGACGGCCAGGAAGAACGAGTGCGCGAGCGAGAGCTGCCCGGCCGTGCCGAGCAGCAGGTTCAGGCCGATCGCGCCGACGATCGCCCCGCAGATCGCGAAGCCGGTGCGCAGCCAGAACTCCTCGACGTAGAACGGAGCGACGATCAGCACGATCGCCGGCAGCACCCATCGCAACGCCCTAGACACGGGTCAGCTCCCGGGTGCCGAACAGGCCCGACGGCCGGACCAGGAGCACCACGATCATCACCAGGTACGGCACCACCGGGCCGAACCCGCGGCCGAGGAACAGCAACTGGTCCTGGTAGCCGGCGGCCAGCGCCTCGGCGACGCCGATCAGCAGCCCACCGGCCAGCGCGCCACCGGTGGAGTCCAGGCCACCGAGGATCGCGGCCGGGAACGCGCCGAGGGCCACCGTGTAGACCGCCGGGCTCACCCCCGGCGTCGGCGCGCCGACCAGGAACAGCGCGGCGACGGCGGCGAGCGCACCGGCGACCAGCCAGGCGATCGCGGAGACCCGGCCCTGCCGGATGCCCATCAGCGCGGCCGCGTCCCCGTCCTCGGCGACCGCGCGCATCGCCACCCCCCAGTCGGAGTACTTGAACGCGGCGAAGAACCCGCCGATCAGGACGGCCGCGACCAGGATCGCCAGCGCGCGGTTCGTGCTGATGCCGACGTCGCCGAGCCGCACGACGTCGCCGCCCCACGGGTGGGGCACGTTGAGGATGTCCGAGCCGATCCGCCGGGTCAGGTCGGTGAGCAGGATGATGTCGACGCCGATCGTGACGACGGCGAGCGCGATGTCGGTGGTGCCGCGCAGGCGGTTGATCAGCAACCGTTCGATCAGGACGGCGACGGCCGCGGTCAGCGCCACCCCGACGACCGTGCCGAGCCAGAACCCGAGCGGGTCCGAGAGCCGCACGATCGTGTACGCGCCGAGCAGCAGGAACGAGCCGTGCGCGAAGTTCACGACGCCGCTGGCCTTGAAGATGATCACGAAACCCAGCGCGATCAGCGCGTACATCGCGCCCAGCGACACGCCGTTCAGTAGCAGGGAGAGGAACTGGGTCATGCCGCCCCCAAATACGCCTTGATCACGTCGG contains:
- a CDS encoding ABC transporter substrate-binding protein, which gives rise to MLTRVAAATVALALLAAGCSSKAESGSDGGSGDVTTDVGVEGSTITLGVLTDLTGVFAALGKDITNGNTLYWKSAKVCDKYAVKLDVQDTGYVPQQGVQLYSSIKSDVLAMQQTIGSPINAALAKDYEADTIVNFPSAWGEKLTDIPGTGVLGPTYDVEMSNAYDYAFEKGLLKEGDTVGHIYFEGEYGETGLEGTTYVAKQKKLKVVEAQIKATDQDMSAQVTQLKARGVDAIVLTVAPAQTTSVAAAAQAQGLDVPILGSNPVFAPGLLQGPTAAWLKSHLYVSAPVSTFEKHRDLYDKYTAAFPDAKNPSGGVILGYGMSEIMKQVLDTACEDGDLTRAGVLKAFQGLKNIDTGGLIVPIEAFTLHRSPSLQSYIYQPADVPGGAKVVQDAFEGEFAPGLAES
- a CDS encoding branched-chain amino acid ABC transporter permease, with amino-acid sequence MSRALRWVLPAIVLIVAPFYVEEFWLRTGFAICGAIVGAIGLNLLLGTAGQLSLAHSFFLAVGAISYTFFAGTGGDEVSGLGWPPLVAAVIGVVLAGVAGLAFSPIAARLRGIYLGVASLALVFVGQHVLNSWTSVTGGFNGRSVPDFSLFGFSFADTPRLVLLGVPFRESERLWYLGLLLAVLAFLFARNLVRSRPGLALQAVRDSELAASVMGVNVQRYKAGAFLVSSAYGGLAGVMYALSIGSIAPESFGLFVSIQYLAMVVLGGLGSLGGAVAGAVFVTALPLVLQRYSDALPLVSGAGGDGLAAGEAARYLYGLAIVLVVLFQPAGLAGFARLFRRTQPQRGTIDEDADQSGRRHRRPRAVGRGVQQ
- a CDS encoding branched-chain amino acid ABC transporter permease encodes the protein MTQFLSLLLNGVSLGAMYALIALGFVIIFKASGVVNFAHGSFLLLGAYTIVRLSDPLGFWLGTVVGVALTAAVAVLIERLLINRLRGTTDIALAVVTIGVDIILLTDLTRRIGSDILNVPHPWGGDVVRLGDVGISTNRALAILVAAVLIGGFFAAFKYSDWGVAMRAVAEDGDAAALMGIRQGRVSAIAWLVAGALAAVAALFLVGAPTPGVSPAVYTVALGAFPAAILGGLDSTGGALAGGLLIGVAEALAAGYQDQLLFLGRGFGPVVPYLVMIVVLLVRPSGLFGTRELTRV